One genomic region from Sphingobacterium multivorum encodes:
- a CDS encoding ATP-dependent Clp protease adaptor ClpS, which translates to MGTQTAEETFTLEEILASVKESNRLILWNDETNTFEHVIHCLIYHLQYTEKQAEKIAWKVHTEGKCAVLEGTYTEMEIYRKILKAEGLTVSVE; encoded by the coding sequence ATGGGTACCCAAACTGCTGAAGAAACCTTTACGTTAGAAGAGATATTAGCCTCTGTGAAAGAGTCTAATCGACTCATTTTATGGAATGATGAAACCAATACGTTTGAACATGTGATTCATTGTCTCATCTATCATTTACAATATACCGAGAAGCAAGCTGAGAAGATTGCCTGGAAAGTACACACTGAAGGGAAATGTGCTGTATTAGAAGGTACTTATACAGAGATGGAGATTTATCGTAAAATCCTGAAAGCCGAGGGATTGACCGTTTCTGTGGAATAA
- a CDS encoding YjjG family noncanonical pyrimidine nucleotidase, whose translation MFNHDKKDIFFDLDHTIWDFDKNAEESLHELYFKYKFDHLFNQESSTRFIETYTVNNHRLWGLYHHGKISKPELRKARFADTFTDLGVEPELFPEEFELEYLAICPQKTNLFPHAHETLAYLSNKYNLHLISNGFKEACETKLEKSNLNKYFKHIFISEVIGVNKPDPRIFEFAMTTAQARAQQSLMIGDNLDADIRGAANVGMDAIFFNPNVVEKPDDVAHMIIDLKELQSIL comes from the coding sequence ATGTTTAATCATGATAAAAAAGACATTTTCTTCGATCTTGATCATACAATATGGGATTTTGATAAAAATGCTGAAGAAAGTCTGCACGAGCTATATTTTAAATACAAGTTTGATCACTTGTTTAATCAAGAGTCATCCACCCGTTTTATAGAAACTTATACGGTTAACAATCATCGACTTTGGGGGCTCTATCATCACGGAAAGATTTCAAAACCAGAACTCAGGAAAGCACGCTTTGCCGATACCTTCACTGATCTAGGTGTAGAGCCGGAGTTGTTTCCCGAAGAATTTGAACTGGAGTATCTCGCTATCTGTCCCCAAAAAACAAATCTATTTCCCCATGCACATGAAACCTTAGCTTATTTGAGCAACAAATACAATCTTCACTTGATATCTAATGGTTTCAAAGAGGCCTGTGAGACCAAACTGGAAAAGAGCAACCTCAACAAATATTTCAAACATATTTTTATTTCAGAAGTCATCGGCGTAAACAAACCGGACCCCCGAATATTTGAGTTCGCAATGACAACTGCTCAAGCGCGAGCGCAGCAATCACTGATGATTGGAGATAACCTTGATGCCGACATCCGTGGAGCCGCAAATGTAGGCATGGACGCCATTTTCTTTAACCCAAATGTTGTTGAAAAACCGGATGATGTAGCACATATGATTATCGACTTAAAAGAATTACAGTCAATACTGTAG
- a CDS encoding DUF4476 domain-containing protein, protein MYRKILVVVLLLSVATAGFGQRYRPFGGALNIYSTDVPFFLYINNILYNNRASTDIRVSNLKSRRYDLRIVFADRQRRTLSGSGVQLVNRNGQYMNVVFSVSSRRGNRGIILESMSPVDRYNNGSYGENLLYDDPDSYNEEQYHDPYRRSEIRKDLPNNNRDRYNNDRYKQSGNPNVYRDDVANQRGYDDNDDNVRSDDGGMNKTNSNRLNDLLNQKENDQDRLAVAAQELKSMRLSVTEIVDLMELFIRDDNKLAFAKYAYPTCVDKQNYQKVGEALSFSSTREKLVDFLKK, encoded by the coding sequence ATGTACAGAAAAATTCTCGTGGTGGTCTTGTTGCTTAGTGTTGCAACGGCTGGCTTTGGTCAGCGTTACAGGCCTTTTGGTGGAGCATTAAATATCTACTCTACAGATGTTCCCTTTTTTCTTTATATCAACAACATTTTGTACAACAATAGGGCTTCAACGGATATTCGAGTATCCAATCTGAAGAGTCGGCGTTATGATCTGCGTATCGTATTTGCTGATCGGCAGCGGCGCACACTGAGTGGTAGCGGCGTGCAACTTGTCAATAGAAATGGACAATACATGAATGTTGTGTTTTCTGTCAGTAGCAGACGGGGAAATAGGGGCATTATCTTGGAATCCATGAGTCCTGTTGATCGTTATAACAATGGTAGTTATGGAGAGAATTTACTGTATGATGATCCGGATAGCTATAATGAAGAACAATATCATGATCCATATAGGCGTTCAGAAATTCGTAAAGATTTACCAAATAATAATCGGGACAGATATAATAATGATCGATATAAACAGTCAGGAAACCCTAACGTTTATCGTGACGACGTAGCCAATCAACGCGGATATGATGACAATGACGATAATGTGCGGTCCGATGACGGTGGAATGAATAAGACAAACTCCAATCGATTGAATGACCTGTTGAATCAGAAGGAAAACGATCAGGATAGACTGGCAGTAGCTGCTCAGGAGTTAAAAAGTATGCGCCTAAGTGTGACTGAAATTGTTGATTTAATGGAACTTTTTATAAGAGATGATAATAAACTGGCCTTTGCCAAATATGCATATCCAACCTGTGTGGATAAACAGAATTATCAGAAAGTAGGAGAGGCCTTATCGTTCAGCTCAACACGGGAAAAGCTAGTTGATTTTTTAAAAAAATAA
- a CDS encoding 3-keto-disaccharide hydrolase codes for MKLLKTVLAVSVIAFSAHLNTAVAQAKKEVPAYKILDLPRVDIKKFKKNKAGAYVIFDGTSLEGWRGYDKTVVPKRWVINEGAIKFDSQANVGKEEGGDLVFAHDFKNFELELEWKVAKGANSGIFFLAKEVEGQPIYISSPECQVLDNENHPDAKMGVDGNRKSTSLYDMIPAKPQNGKPYGEWNKVKIRVNNGKVEHFQNGVKVVEYTLWDKSWIDLLQKSKFSAEKWPLAFELLSHVGGDSKSGLIGLQDHGNDVWFKNITVKVLK; via the coding sequence ATGAAGTTATTAAAAACAGTTCTTGCGGTATCGGTGATTGCATTTTCAGCACATCTTAATACTGCCGTAGCACAAGCAAAAAAGGAGGTTCCTGCTTACAAAATCTTAGATTTACCCCGTGTAGACATCAAAAAATTTAAAAAGAATAAAGCCGGAGCCTATGTTATTTTTGATGGTACTTCGCTGGAAGGCTGGAGAGGATATGATAAGACCGTAGTCCCAAAAAGATGGGTAATCAATGAGGGCGCGATCAAATTTGATAGCCAAGCCAATGTTGGTAAAGAAGAAGGTGGAGACCTGGTTTTTGCTCATGATTTCAAGAATTTCGAATTGGAGTTGGAATGGAAAGTTGCTAAAGGAGCAAATTCGGGTATCTTCTTTCTAGCGAAGGAAGTTGAAGGACAGCCGATTTATATCTCGTCTCCAGAGTGCCAAGTCTTGGACAATGAAAATCATCCTGATGCTAAAATGGGTGTAGATGGGAACCGTAAATCGACTTCATTGTACGATATGATTCCTGCCAAACCACAGAATGGTAAACCCTATGGCGAGTGGAATAAGGTTAAGATCAGAGTAAACAATGGCAAGGTGGAGCATTTTCAAAATGGTGTAAAGGTCGTTGAATATACATTATGGGATAAGTCGTGGATTGATTTATTGCAAAAGAGTAAATTCAGTGCGGAAAAATGGCCTTTGGCTTTTGAATTGTTGAGCCATGTCGGTGGAGATAGCAAATCGGGACTTATCGGTCTTCAGGATCATGGAAATGATGTCTGGTTTAAGAATATTACCGTTAAGGTTCTAAAATAG
- the hemE gene encoding uroporphyrinogen decarboxylase, producing the protein MSTTLQNDLLIRAAFSQQTERPPVWMMRQAGRFMKEYWDIKNKYSFLEMCKTPEIAADVTMLPVDLLGIDAAILFSDILVTAEAMGGDLSFEQGVGPRFSNPVRSVKDAEALSINCLDKLQYVADAIKVIQQRLDSRIPLIGFAGAPFTILSYLVEGGSSKDFKLTKLMLNNQPELAHLILQKIADVTVEYLNMQIAAGVNAIQLFDSWALALSWNDYRDFSHYYNKQIIAKLNRKDIPVISFCKGSSVFAPMMVEAQPDVVSIDWNADLKNIKQSLPQGIAVQGNLDPFVLYADKPVIKKKIIELFERMRGENGFIFNLGHGIMPDIPFDNVKYAIEVVKEFSY; encoded by the coding sequence GTGAGTACTACTTTACAAAACGACTTATTGATTAGAGCTGCATTCTCGCAGCAAACGGAAAGACCTCCTGTGTGGATGATGCGTCAAGCTGGACGCTTTATGAAGGAATATTGGGATATCAAGAATAAATATTCCTTTTTGGAGATGTGCAAAACACCAGAAATTGCTGCGGATGTCACTATGCTCCCCGTAGATTTGCTAGGCATTGATGCCGCTATTTTATTTTCTGATATTTTAGTTACAGCAGAAGCTATGGGAGGGGATCTGTCCTTTGAGCAAGGTGTCGGTCCTCGTTTTTCTAATCCTGTTCGCTCTGTAAAGGATGCTGAAGCTTTGTCTATCAACTGTTTGGATAAATTGCAGTATGTTGCTGATGCAATCAAGGTCATTCAACAACGTCTTGACAGCCGTATCCCTTTGATTGGTTTTGCGGGCGCGCCATTTACAATTTTAAGTTATTTGGTTGAAGGTGGATCTTCAAAAGATTTTAAGTTAACAAAGTTGATGTTGAATAATCAACCTGAGCTGGCCCACCTGATCCTTCAAAAGATTGCGGATGTAACGGTTGAATATCTTAACATGCAGATCGCAGCTGGAGTAAATGCAATTCAATTATTTGATAGCTGGGCCTTGGCATTATCATGGAATGATTACCGTGACTTTTCACATTATTATAATAAACAGATTATTGCTAAATTGAACCGTAAGGATATTCCGGTCATTTCCTTTTGCAAAGGATCTTCAGTTTTTGCACCAATGATGGTCGAAGCGCAACCTGATGTTGTTTCTATCGATTGGAATGCAGATTTAAAAAATATTAAACAATCCTTGCCGCAAGGTATTGCTGTTCAAGGAAATTTGGATCCATTTGTTTTGTATGCAGATAAACCTGTTATCAAAAAGAAGATTATCGAACTATTTGAGCGTATGAGAGGTGAAAATGGTTTTATCTTTAACTTGGGTCATGGTATTATGCCCGATATTCCTTTTGATAATGTAAAATATGCCATTGAGGTGGTAAAGGAATTTAGCTATTAA
- a CDS encoding TonB-dependent receptor domain-containing protein, whose translation MFFYAKSFKSFLFIFFLPVVLFAQTGQIKAILVDSETSKPISSASVALLDANSNVLIKGGQSVSQGFLLLSDIKPGKYNVRITYVGYETHTIDSIEVLGGKSKDLGRIALKPTGNMLNEVVIEGRAPAMQIGIDRKTFNVGESLVSAGGTATDVLANVPTLQVDQDGSVSLRGSSSVKILIDGRESALAGNDVTSLLQSLPANSIEKVEVITNPSSKYDAEGQTGIINIVLKKNIRTGLNGSVNTSAGSYDNYMAGLTLNYRDKKFNYFGSYNFNKRNMVGSGETDNTFFGDTTRNYSKSESSRKGNSHTVKAGFDYNMSDRTSLSFSGNLSIRDNKRIEDLNYEFFKRSQMTGTSVRNSTQFEDDLGYELNADFRHQFKREGEELTGNASYGRDKEDGTNDFSQNYTDGRSATSRKNVTSEDGKNINLQLDYVLPFSEVSKFEAGYRSQIRKSFDTQFSRSLDSIGNYVPDYRISNDFDFTSTVHAIYANYQNKLTDKVGYQIGLRGEQFELKSTYFSKDPAAVEPESNAKQKFFRLYPTLFLTYDVGENGDKVQFSYSRRVQRARGWQVNPFLNVSDDLNYRQGNPNLKPEDVHSLEMSFAKTFGKVNLISSAYFNHASEVIQPFVYKIEDGRTYSRWENMTSRNLSGFEFISKVNATKDFDFTFNLNLIHIQYNANPDYDITERKDFAYNANLTANYRFTPTFSAQMRGEYNSSRVMAQGQMNAMKGMDLALKKDVLKKKASIMLNVRDVFNSRKMNGVTETAQLISNFEHRWMKRMVTLSLSYRFGSQDLNKSKKKVSNTNEMGGGEEY comes from the coding sequence ATGTTTTTTTACGCTAAATCGTTTAAATCTTTCTTATTCATATTCTTTTTACCTGTTGTCCTTTTTGCTCAGACCGGTCAAATCAAAGCTATTTTAGTCGATAGCGAAACTTCCAAACCTATTTCATCAGCTAGTGTCGCACTCTTGGACGCCAATAGTAACGTCTTGATTAAGGGAGGACAGTCTGTATCCCAAGGATTTCTTTTATTGTCAGATATTAAACCTGGTAAATATAATGTCCGTATCACTTATGTTGGCTACGAGACACATACTATTGATAGTATAGAGGTCTTAGGGGGTAAAAGTAAGGACTTAGGCCGAATTGCTTTGAAACCTACAGGTAATATGTTGAACGAAGTTGTTATTGAAGGACGAGCTCCAGCCATGCAAATTGGTATAGACCGTAAAACCTTCAATGTAGGCGAGAGTTTGGTCAGCGCGGGTGGAACAGCGACCGATGTGCTTGCGAATGTTCCCACTTTGCAAGTTGATCAGGATGGATCGGTCAGTTTGCGGGGATCAAGTAGTGTGAAGATTTTAATCGATGGCCGGGAGTCTGCTTTAGCAGGAAATGATGTAACTTCTTTGCTTCAGAGTCTACCTGCCAATTCGATTGAAAAAGTTGAAGTGATCACGAACCCTTCGTCGAAATATGACGCGGAGGGACAAACAGGAATTATCAATATCGTTTTAAAGAAGAATATTAGGACGGGACTAAATGGCTCTGTAAATACATCTGCAGGGTCCTATGATAACTATATGGCGGGATTGACCTTGAATTATAGAGATAAGAAGTTTAACTATTTTGGGTCCTATAATTTCAACAAGCGCAATATGGTTGGTAGTGGGGAAACGGACAATACCTTTTTTGGTGATACGACACGCAATTATAGCAAATCCGAATCGTCAAGGAAGGGCAACAGCCATACGGTAAAAGCCGGATTTGATTATAATATGTCAGATCGCACTTCATTGAGTTTTTCGGGTAATTTAAGTATACGTGATAATAAGCGAATAGAGGACTTGAATTATGAGTTCTTTAAGCGATCGCAGATGACGGGAACGAGCGTTCGAAATTCAACACAATTTGAAGACGATCTTGGTTATGAATTAAATGCTGATTTTAGACATCAATTTAAGCGAGAAGGAGAGGAGTTGACGGGGAATGCAAGTTATGGGAGAGACAAGGAAGACGGTACAAATGATTTTTCTCAAAATTATACCGATGGACGGAGCGCCACCTCTCGGAAGAACGTCACTTCTGAGGATGGCAAGAATATCAACCTTCAATTGGATTATGTTTTACCTTTCTCTGAAGTAAGCAAATTCGAGGCGGGTTACCGATCTCAAATCAGAAAGTCATTTGATACCCAGTTTTCCAGATCACTCGATTCGATTGGCAACTATGTGCCAGATTATAGGATCAGCAACGATTTTGATTTCACGAGTACAGTTCATGCGATCTATGCGAATTATCAAAATAAATTAACGGATAAAGTCGGTTATCAAATCGGACTGCGGGGAGAACAATTTGAACTCAAGTCCACCTATTTCTCTAAGGATCCAGCTGCTGTGGAACCGGAATCCAATGCTAAACAGAAGTTTTTTAGGTTATATCCAACCCTGTTTTTAACCTATGATGTTGGTGAAAATGGAGATAAAGTTCAATTTAGCTACTCGCGCCGTGTTCAACGCGCTCGTGGTTGGCAAGTTAACCCATTTTTAAATGTATCTGACGATTTGAATTATCGTCAGGGAAATCCAAATCTGAAACCGGAAGATGTACACAGTTTGGAAATGAGCTTTGCCAAAACCTTCGGTAAAGTAAACCTGATATCTTCGGCTTATTTCAATCACGCCAGTGAGGTTATTCAGCCGTTTGTGTACAAAATCGAGGATGGAAGAACATATAGTAGATGGGAAAATATGACCAGTCGTAATCTTTCGGGTTTTGAGTTTATCTCGAAAGTCAACGCAACGAAGGATTTTGACTTTACATTTAATCTCAATTTGATCCACATTCAGTATAACGCAAACCCAGACTACGATATTACAGAACGAAAGGATTTTGCTTATAATGCTAATCTGACTGCTAATTATCGTTTTACACCAACGTTTTCTGCACAGATGAGAGGCGAGTATAATTCTTCCCGTGTAATGGCTCAGGGACAGATGAATGCAATGAAAGGTATGGATCTAGCCTTGAAAAAAGATGTGTTGAAGAAGAAAGCTTCAATTATGTTGAATGTGAGAGATGTATTTAATTCGCGAAAAATGAATGGTGTGACGGAGACGGCTCAACTTATATCCAATTTTGAGCACCGTTGGATGAAGCGGATGGTAACTTTATCCCTTTCCTATCGGTTTGGTAGCCAAGATTTAAACAAATCAAAGAAGAAAGTGTCAAATACAAATGAAATGGGCGGTGGAGAGGAATATTAA
- the hemJ gene encoding protoporphyrinogen oxidase HemJ, translated as MVYLYAKAIHIIFVVCWMAGLFYIVRLFIYHTEAQSKSTEEYGILHRQFTLMESKLWWIITTPAMYLTIVAALVMLYINPGLLMMGWMHVKLTFVLGLILYHFSCQRIMFQLQGESSRWSSTKLRLWNELATVLLFAIVFTVVLKSALNWIFGVLGLLILAIALMMAVKLYRKYRNKKV; from the coding sequence ATGGTCTATTTGTATGCGAAAGCGATTCATATTATCTTTGTAGTTTGTTGGATGGCTGGATTGTTCTATATTGTTCGACTATTCATCTACCATACAGAAGCACAATCTAAGTCGACAGAAGAGTACGGGATTTTGCATAGGCAATTTACCTTAATGGAAAGTAAATTGTGGTGGATCATCACAACACCTGCCATGTACCTCACTATTGTCGCAGCTCTCGTTATGCTCTATATTAATCCCGGTTTGCTTATGATGGGCTGGATGCATGTTAAGCTTACGTTTGTATTAGGATTAATTCTTTATCATTTCTCCTGCCAGCGGATCATGTTCCAATTACAGGGTGAGTCGTCTAGGTGGTCGTCAACAAAATTGAGACTATGGAATGAACTTGCGACAGTTTTATTATTCGCGATCGTTTTTACTGTTGTCTTAAAATCGGCACTGAACTGGATATTTGGCGTTTTGGGGCTCTTAATTTTAGCTATCGCTTTAATGATGGCCGTAAAACTTTATAGAAAGTACCGGAACAAGAAAGTATAA
- a CDS encoding response regulator transcription factor, with the protein MQSKQRILLVEDEEHLLEAIKLNLEMEGYRVTTATDGKKALKVFKEERFNLVVLDVMIPEIDGFQVAETIRLQNTEVPIMFLTAKNSSEDRITGLKKGADDYLVKPFNLEELILRVGNLVRRGMKPDDLKELNSYQIGDKTIYFNSYELHHADGTITSLTKKETMLLKLLIERRNEAVSREQILETVWNYDVYPSTRTIDNFILTFRKYFEPDQKHPIYFHSIRGVGYKFTDNNA; encoded by the coding sequence ATGCAAAGTAAACAAAGAATATTACTTGTCGAAGATGAAGAACACTTGTTAGAAGCTATCAAGTTGAATCTCGAAATGGAAGGTTACCGTGTTACTACGGCTACCGATGGAAAAAAAGCACTAAAAGTCTTCAAGGAGGAACGTTTCAACTTGGTGGTTTTGGACGTGATGATTCCCGAAATTGATGGATTCCAAGTAGCTGAAACTATTCGACTGCAAAACACTGAAGTTCCTATCATGTTTTTAACTGCGAAAAATAGCAGTGAGGATCGAATTACGGGTCTTAAGAAAGGGGCGGATGATTATTTGGTAAAACCTTTCAACTTAGAAGAATTGATTCTTCGTGTTGGAAATTTGGTGCGTCGTGGCATGAAACCAGACGATTTGAAAGAACTGAATTCTTATCAAATCGGTGATAAAACGATCTATTTTAATTCATACGAGCTACATCATGCGGATGGTACGATTACTTCTTTGACAAAGAAGGAAACCATGTTGTTGAAACTGTTGATTGAACGACGTAATGAGGCTGTATCGCGGGAGCAAATATTGGAGACCGTATGGAATTACGATGTTTACCCATCGACACGTACCATCGACAATTTTATCTTAACCTTCCGAAAATATTTCGAACCAGATCAAAAGCATCCGATTTATTTCCATTCTATCAGGGGGGTTGGTTATAAGTTTACCGACAATAACGCATAG
- a CDS encoding sensor histidine kinase, which translates to MKKALLLFYFLLFYAVMQLIWWGVMFIRFDPSKKNMIIGEGIFFLIIFLWGAWRLKRLVEREQKLLQQQQNFLLAITHELKSPLASVKLYIQTILRRDLDKEQQQTFLRNSLKDIERLDDLVENVLMTTKLDSRNYSMPKEDFNFTALVEQVVDRLQKNSCSSQVLKPYLEADIIIHADKFAISNVVTNLIENAIKYSPACAMVDVKLYTENNKIIFSVADHGIGISDEEKKLIFNKFYRVGSEATRKTKGTGLGLYIVKTVLQKHDATIKVKDNTPKGSIFEVTFERNAK; encoded by the coding sequence ATGAAGAAAGCGCTGTTACTCTTTTATTTCCTATTGTTCTATGCGGTTATGCAACTGATATGGTGGGGGGTGATGTTTATTCGTTTTGATCCGAGCAAAAAGAACATGATCATAGGAGAGGGAATATTCTTTTTGATTATTTTCTTGTGGGGTGCCTGGCGATTGAAGCGACTGGTTGAAAGGGAACAGAAACTGCTGCAGCAACAGCAGAACTTTCTTTTGGCGATCACGCATGAGCTTAAATCACCGTTGGCTTCTGTCAAATTGTATATTCAAACTATTTTGAGACGTGATCTTGACAAGGAGCAACAACAAACGTTCTTGAGAAACTCGCTGAAGGATATTGAGCGTTTGGATGATTTGGTTGAAAATGTATTAATGACAACCAAGTTGGACAGCCGTAATTACAGTATGCCGAAAGAGGATTTTAATTTTACTGCTTTGGTAGAACAGGTTGTGGATAGGCTTCAGAAGAATTCCTGTAGTTCACAAGTACTGAAACCTTATCTGGAGGCGGATATCATTATTCATGCAGATAAGTTTGCGATCAGTAATGTGGTCACTAATCTGATAGAAAATGCGATTAAGTATTCACCGGCATGTGCTATGGTGGACGTGAAATTATATACGGAGAATAATAAAATAATTTTTTCTGTTGCTGACCATGGTATCGGTATCAGTGATGAAGAGAAAAAACTTATCTTTAATAAGTTTTATCGCGTGGGAAGTGAGGCAACACGAAAAACCAAAGGTACAGGTTTGGGGTTATATATCGTGAAAACCGTATTGCAGAAGCACGACGCGACCATAAAAGTTAAAGATAACACTCCTAAAGGGAGTATTTTTGAAGTAACATTTGAAAGAAATGCAAAGTAA